One genomic window of Streptomyces sp. WP-1 includes the following:
- a CDS encoding WXG100 family type VII secretion target, whose amino-acid sequence MADGEFYVDTDGLRNQLPYVQQLAARFRDIGKGLEGRLSELGDCWGDDATGKQFYEQYATPHKQIIDSTGQMGQLVDSMHDGIRTMAVNLERMEDQNVEATRRLHTAAEVQPTETRVKNTKS is encoded by the coding sequence ATGGCTGACGGCGAGTTCTACGTCGACACCGACGGGCTGCGCAACCAGCTGCCGTACGTACAGCAACTGGCGGCGCGGTTCCGGGACATCGGCAAGGGCCTGGAGGGGCGCCTTTCCGAGCTGGGCGACTGCTGGGGCGACGACGCCACCGGGAAGCAGTTCTACGAGCAGTACGCCACGCCCCACAAACAGATCATCGACAGCACCGGGCAGATGGGCCAGCTGGTCGACAGCATGCACGACGGCATCCGCACGATGGCCGTCAATCTCGAACGCATGGAGGACCAGAACGTCGAGGCGACCCGGCGGCTGCACACCGCCGCCGAGGTCCAGCCCACCGAGACACGGGTGAAGAACACCAAGTCATGA
- a CDS encoding YbaB/EbfC family nucleoid-associated protein produces MSSPYDQEIEDLLALYRKQRTEAVETRRRINEVTGTATAPRQSVKATVNAQGEVTAIEFPTGAYHRMAPKELSDALLSTIRQARANALEAVAEVGSHGLPAGVRLTDLIEGRVDATELLAEEPAMPDQVREYLAEGRPDVRRGDGR; encoded by the coding sequence ATGAGCAGCCCCTACGACCAGGAGATAGAGGACCTGCTGGCGCTGTACCGCAAGCAGCGCACGGAGGCCGTCGAGACACGGCGCCGGATCAACGAGGTGACCGGCACGGCGACCGCCCCCCGGCAGTCCGTCAAGGCGACCGTGAACGCGCAGGGCGAGGTCACCGCGATCGAGTTTCCCACCGGCGCCTACCACCGGATGGCGCCGAAGGAACTCTCCGACGCGCTGCTGTCCACCATCCGCCAGGCCCGCGCCAACGCGCTGGAGGCCGTCGCCGAGGTCGGCTCGCACGGCCTGCCGGCCGGGGTGCGGCTCACCGACCTGATCGAGGGCAGGGTCGACGCCACGGAACTGCTCGCGGAGGAACCGGCCATGCCCGACCAGGTGCGCGAGTATCTCGCCGAGGGGCGGCCGGACGTACGACGCGGTGACGGCCGATGA
- a CDS encoding WXG100 family type VII secretion target — MGSPDYNTGGFSDSGDGIFADPGNDPGSIDDYNSWDWKQIMAAINGMSAGTGSDANQERAKGISDPQSLMDAAGHFLDAQVVLAGIAKSLADQANALAGENGPWKGAAADAFCDMINTFSRQVKATADVLSGGEAGNSVPQQLANNSVNLHNAQVKIADIDAWYADQAVKMGVKPMSNGLIPIHEKPQLVEMMTSDMRAVLKSLAGEYQVTIDSVHTPPPVTSPTDSPDVTDDVPDVSDPDLTDPNLPDVNAPDPQAFSAPDTSGLPNPDMPGVNPISALATPSPFSGGTDVGGDAPGLDGLPNDAFGNDTLDPNALDKALNPAAFPGGSGVGDDLPTLTPTAFPGGSGVGDDLPTLTPTAFPGGLNTGGGVGKFPTLADNLAEDPASWSGTDGLPEDFPGDTGVGGTGGLNTGEGLGDVAPEQFPGGLGTESELPDGLQSPAGLNDALESPSLDGLPAGEKALGTGGMPMMPGMGAGGMPQSGAPDPSDASGLIDSEAEPWLGDPSVADEIGGKGAEAGGDGLGLPVDEAEAAHYPGGLSTDEGLTGTGAGGMPMMPGMGGGGMPQSGALDPSDASGLIDSEAEPWLGDPEVGEEIGGAGALPGGEGLGLPLDEEAEALPGALATEEGLTGAGAGGMPMMPGMGAGGPAAQGTTDPSDASGLLEPEGEPWTGEPGVPDEIVGGAGAGGEGLALPDPTEGMMIGSDGLPIAPQPTAAPVEPLAETGDADAAWADEAGAGETGAVAAGEAAPAMPGMLPGAGAPSNGARDERSDASGLLTPDADAWTPEAEADGERPVVSAQEGVGEGALPATLLGAAAGATAAAVAATALGAAAAGAAEESAERRHRRRDEDDAAALVVLPVGGEGTARPLDAGDPDVPDVPDDPELLDDHVALTPATGAEAEAEDTAAWDSAGAAFVPLLWSVPTEDEEEVLAPGYATEDAGTWTGEAGATAEEADGPRLSTWRPNRSGAAGPGEMVIPAVPLRSFAGDPSELTAELPPQEAALEEAEAEEELAQPSRGIADLLVQEGDTWGTAASDGSGAVL, encoded by the coding sequence ATGGGCAGCCCGGACTACAACACCGGCGGGTTCAGCGACAGCGGTGACGGCATCTTCGCCGATCCCGGGAACGATCCGGGGTCGATCGACGACTACAACTCGTGGGACTGGAAGCAGATCATGGCGGCCATCAATGGCATGTCCGCCGGAACCGGCTCCGACGCCAACCAGGAGCGCGCCAAGGGCATCTCCGACCCCCAGTCCCTGATGGACGCGGCGGGCCACTTCCTGGACGCCCAGGTGGTGCTCGCCGGGATCGCCAAGAGTCTCGCCGACCAGGCGAACGCGCTGGCCGGGGAGAACGGCCCGTGGAAGGGCGCCGCGGCGGACGCCTTCTGCGACATGATCAACACCTTCTCCCGCCAGGTGAAGGCGACCGCGGACGTGCTCTCCGGCGGCGAGGCGGGCAACTCCGTGCCCCAGCAGCTCGCCAACAACTCGGTCAATCTGCACAACGCCCAGGTCAAGATCGCCGACATCGACGCCTGGTACGCCGACCAGGCCGTGAAGATGGGCGTCAAGCCGATGAGCAACGGCCTGATCCCGATCCACGAGAAGCCGCAGCTGGTCGAGATGATGACCAGCGACATGCGGGCGGTGCTCAAGAGCCTGGCGGGCGAGTACCAGGTCACCATCGACTCGGTGCACACCCCGCCCCCGGTCACCAGCCCCACCGACAGCCCGGATGTCACCGACGACGTCCCGGACGTCTCCGACCCCGATCTGACCGACCCGAACCTGCCCGACGTGAACGCGCCGGATCCGCAGGCGTTCTCGGCCCCCGACACCTCGGGCCTCCCGAATCCCGACATGCCCGGCGTGAATCCGATCAGCGCGCTCGCCACGCCCTCGCCGTTCTCCGGCGGCACGGACGTGGGCGGCGACGCGCCCGGCCTGGACGGGCTTCCAAACGACGCGTTCGGCAACGACACCCTCGACCCGAACGCCCTGGACAAGGCGCTCAACCCGGCCGCTTTCCCGGGTGGTTCCGGCGTGGGCGACGACCTTCCGACGCTGACGCCCACCGCTTTCCCGGGCGGTTCCGGCGTGGGCGACGATCTTCCGACACTGACGCCCACCGCCTTCCCGGGCGGCCTCAACACCGGCGGCGGCGTCGGCAAGTTCCCCACGCTGGCCGACAACCTCGCCGAGGACCCGGCCAGTTGGTCGGGCACCGACGGACTCCCCGAGGACTTCCCCGGCGACACGGGTGTCGGCGGCACCGGCGGCCTGAACACGGGGGAAGGACTCGGCGATGTCGCCCCCGAGCAGTTCCCGGGCGGCCTCGGCACGGAGTCCGAGCTGCCGGACGGACTCCAATCGCCGGCCGGCCTGAACGACGCGCTGGAGTCGCCCTCCCTCGACGGCCTGCCGGCGGGCGAAAAGGCGCTCGGCACGGGCGGGATGCCGATGATGCCCGGCATGGGCGCGGGCGGCATGCCGCAGAGCGGCGCTCCCGACCCCAGCGACGCCAGCGGGCTGATCGACAGCGAGGCCGAGCCCTGGCTCGGCGACCCGAGCGTGGCCGACGAGATCGGCGGCAAGGGCGCCGAGGCGGGCGGCGACGGCCTCGGGCTGCCGGTGGACGAGGCGGAGGCCGCGCACTACCCCGGCGGGCTCTCCACCGACGAGGGCCTCACCGGTACCGGGGCGGGCGGCATGCCGATGATGCCCGGCATGGGCGGGGGCGGCATGCCGCAGAGCGGCGCCCTCGACCCCAGCGACGCCAGCGGGCTGATCGACAGCGAGGCCGAGCCCTGGCTCGGCGACCCCGAGGTGGGCGAGGAGATCGGCGGTGCCGGCGCCCTGCCGGGCGGCGAGGGGCTCGGGCTGCCCCTGGACGAGGAGGCGGAGGCGCTGCCCGGCGCGCTCGCCACCGAGGAGGGCCTCACCGGCGCCGGGGCGGGCGGCATGCCCATGATGCCCGGCATGGGCGCGGGCGGCCCGGCCGCGCAGGGCACGACCGATCCGAGCGACGCCTCGGGGCTGCTGGAGCCCGAGGGCGAGCCGTGGACCGGTGAACCCGGGGTGCCCGACGAGATCGTCGGGGGCGCCGGAGCGGGCGGCGAGGGCCTCGCGCTGCCGGACCCCACCGAGGGAATGATGATCGGCTCGGACGGACTGCCCATCGCGCCGCAGCCGACGGCGGCCCCCGTGGAGCCCCTCGCGGAGACCGGGGACGCCGATGCCGCCTGGGCGGACGAGGCCGGGGCCGGGGAGACGGGTGCCGTCGCGGCGGGCGAGGCCGCGCCCGCGATGCCCGGCATGCTGCCCGGCGCGGGCGCCCCCTCCAACGGGGCGCGGGACGAGCGGTCGGACGCCTCCGGTCTGCTGACTCCCGACGCGGACGCCTGGACGCCGGAGGCGGAGGCCGACGGCGAGCGTCCGGTGGTGTCGGCCCAAGAGGGCGTGGGCGAGGGCGCGTTGCCCGCCACCCTGCTCGGAGCGGCGGCGGGAGCGACCGCCGCGGCGGTGGCCGCGACCGCCCTCGGCGCCGCTGCGGCGGGTGCCGCGGAGGAGTCCGCCGAACGACGGCATCGGCGCCGGGACGAGGACGACGCGGCGGCACTGGTCGTGCTTCCGGTGGGCGGTGAGGGCACCGCGCGGCCGCTCGACGCGGGCGACCCGGACGTGCCGGACGTGCCGGACGATCCCGAACTCCTAGACGATCACGTGGCGTTGACGCCCGCCACCGGTGCCGAGGCGGAGGCGGAGGACACGGCGGCCTGGGACAGCGCGGGAGCGGCGTTCGTACCGCTGCTGTGGTCCGTGCCGACCGAGGACGAGGAGGAGGTCCTCGCACCCGGCTACGCGACGGAGGACGCCGGCACCTGGACCGGCGAGGCCGGTGCCACGGCGGAGGAGGCGGACGGACCCCGGCTCTCCACCTGGCGCCCCAACCGGTCCGGGGCCGCGGGACCCGGCGAGATGGTCATCCCGGCCGTCCCGCTGCGCTCGTTCGCCGGCGACCCCTCGGAACTCACCGCCGAACTGCCCCCGCAGGAGGCGGCGTTGGAGGAGGCGGAAGCCGAGGAGGAACTGGCGCAGCCGTCCCGGGGCATCGCCGACCTGCTGGTCCAGGAGGGCGACACCTGGGGCACGGCGGCCTCCGACGGCTCCGGGGCGGTGCTGTGA
- a CDS encoding WXG100 family type VII secretion target: MTTYTVQMEQVDYIVGEMNSITQRINQTLTELDNAAKMHLSEWTSDAQQTYQQVKAQWDAAAADMTQKAASATQMLGEINEYYSSGERQGVRLWG, translated from the coding sequence ATGACCACGTACACCGTCCAGATGGAGCAGGTCGACTACATCGTCGGCGAGATGAACTCCATCACGCAGCGCATCAACCAGACTCTCACCGAGCTGGACAACGCGGCGAAGATGCACCTCAGCGAGTGGACCAGCGACGCCCAGCAGACCTACCAGCAGGTCAAGGCGCAGTGGGACGCGGCCGCCGCGGACATGACCCAGAAGGCCGCCTCCGCCACGCAGATGCTCGGTGAGATCAACGAGTACTACTCCAGTGGCGAGCGCCAGGGCGTTCGGCTCTGGGGGTGA
- a CDS encoding WXG100 family type VII secretion target, protein MALTSVELQGMTAAQGSFQTALDETTGSYAQMDGQIEGLRASWSGEAANIYHTAMQDWLTDFDKVNQSLRTMLEKLAQNTHVYANTHENTQQQAQQVAQQMGSGSVGLPGFPS, encoded by the coding sequence ATGGCACTGACGTCAGTCGAACTACAGGGAATGACCGCCGCCCAGGGCAGCTTCCAGACCGCCCTGGACGAGACGACCGGCTCGTACGCGCAGATGGACGGCCAGATCGAGGGCCTGCGGGCGAGCTGGAGCGGCGAGGCCGCGAACATCTACCACACGGCCATGCAGGACTGGCTGACCGACTTCGACAAGGTCAACCAGTCGCTGCGCACCATGCTGGAGAAGCTGGCGCAGAACACCCACGTCTACGCCAACACCCACGAGAACACCCAGCAGCAGGCGCAGCAGGTCGCGCAGCAGATGGGCTCGGGCAGCGTCGGTCTGCCGGGCTTCCCCTCCTGA